cctgtatataattattgttcattacagtatttgtttttggttatgtgcatcattatttttattttattttgcaagactattattacatattactacatattattatatataatttataatatattgcaattatattataatataacttaaagaataaattgttataatcaaattttcaaatgctttccacctattttaaatctttctactTTCAACTTAAGCAGTTATTCACTCGCGCAAGCGCATTGACCGATTTTgtacagacaaggatagatagatgtaggggacacttttgttatgtatatttagataggctatgccccttccagtatatatgttctaaggaGTAGGAGCAAGAGCAAAGGAGAGGAAAAGACGATGGAAAAATATGTCACGGGAGAAGATATGTAGAGGAAAGGATTGGAGAAAATAATAAGGGGAATAGAAGAAATGAGGAAAGAAATGAGAGAAGAGAtggaaaaaatgaaagaacaaATAAcagaagagagaagagaaaggcaagaggaaagaaagaaagaaagaaagagaagagtgGAGAAATGAGAAACAATCACTGGAGAGGAGAATAGCAACCGTGGAAtggataaatgaaaaaaaggagagagaggaaagaaggaataacattgtaataaaaGGTGTGAAATGGGAAAAGGAGAATTTAAAGCAGGAAGTGATAGAATTTTTAGAGGATAATCTAAAAGTGAAGGTAAAGATAGGTAGGACAAGAAAAATAAGACAATATAAAGGAGGAAATTTAGTGATGGCAGAGATAGAAAGCTGGGAGCAAAAAAGAGAGATCATGAATAAGAAGAAAGAGTTAAAGAAGggaataataatagaagatgATTTGACAAGAAGAGAGCGGGAGatacaacaaaaattaagagaaaaggcaagagaggaaagagagaaaggagacAGCAAAGCAAAAATTGGATACAAGAAGATATACTTAAAGGGAAAATGGTACAGATGGAATGAGAAGGAAGAAAAACTGGAGGAGGAAAGAAAAGGGAGAAAGGAAtgagaaaaggagaaacaGGAAGAAGAGAAGGAGGAAGATGGAGAAAGGGGCTTAAGAATATGTTTTTGGAATATAGCaagattatcaaataaatgtgAAGAAACATGGGACTATCGGGaagattttgatataataGAATTGACAGAAACATGGATGGAAGAggaaaaatggaagaaaatcAGTAAGAAAGTGTCGAATAGATACGAATGGAATTGTATACCAGCAATAAAGGAGAATATAAAGAGAAGAGCTAAAGGTAGAATCATAACAGCAATAAGGAAAGATTTGGAAGGAATTAAGGCAAAGGAAATAAATAAGGGAGCGATggaaattagttttatatacaataaaaatagatgGAGAATTGTTACAGTATACAgtcaaaataatgaagaaacaATGGACAATATAAGGAAAGAGATAGAAGAGGAAAAGGAAAACTATCTGTTGTTAGAAGGAGATTTCAATGCGAGGACAGGGAAAGAAGGAGGACCGATAGGAGTGGGAAATGGAacagaaagaaaggaagaagagaaaagaagatCAAAAGACAAAGTGATAAATGGGGaaggaaaaataatgttaaataaaataagagagagaggatgGATCGTAGATCGTGACGGGTCGCTcaacggcgcggattggtcgacgtaGTTTGCCCACCGGATGGATTCTGCGGATGAATCCCGGCGCGCGGTAACGCGAGATTAGGAACAGGTCGTCGAGTACGCTCGACGGGAGTACGACGCTTGCACTAAAGGCTTTGAGGCCGAATCTGGTCGGCGGACGTACGAGAACactcgtacgaaggcggatTTAGAGCGGCGACTCGACTAAGTATAAGGGAATGCCCTGTATACGAAGATCGATGCCCGGAGGAAccgagtacgctcgacggGTATACGAGAATGCTCGTATCGGAGATAGAAACGGTATCGAGGACGCTCGTGTACCTGGAATAAGGCATAGAATCCGAGTACTCTCGGCggactacgagaacgctcgcagCAGGATTGTTCGCTGGCTAGCAGCGAACAggatctggtgagaagacgtacagccgggcctcttttatacccggctggcagccgaatagcttcgaatcggcaagcatcggcggttttggcggcgagtcccccacaaaacggaatttttggaacggtcgggtgtagGGGGTTTTCGGCgattgaccgccgttgttttGATAAGAagtttatcggcgctcgatgcgcccttggtgggctacggacgatggacggtccgtagccgtaacgatgcagcttgcgggctgcaccgttacaagAACAGAGGAAAAAGcgtggaaatatataaataaatttaagaagaaaagagaaggaaTAGATGAGAATATAGAGATGGAAAAATGGAATGCTCATTTTATGGAATTattaggagaaaaaaaagaaaaaatgactGGAGGAGGAGAGAATGGAAGAGGAAGAGATACAGAAGATAAGGCAACTGAGGAAATTGAAGAAAGGTAAAGCACCAGGGGAGAATGGGATAGAGAACGAAGCGTGGAGATTGATGTCGGAGGAAGTAGGAGAAGTATTTTggagattaataaataaaatatggaagGAGGGAGGAATCCCAAAAGAATGGAATAAAGGTCTAATTAGTCCAATATacaagaaaagagagaaaggagaggCGAAAAACTACAGGGGAGTGACATTGATGGACACGGCATACAAGATCTAcgcgaatatattaaatgagaGATTAAAGAAGGAAACAGAAAGGAAGCTGGGGGAAGGACAGTTTGGATTTAGAGAAGGAAGAGGAACGACAGACGCAATCTACATTTTGAATCACATAGCAAACAGAGAATTAGTGAAGAAAAGGGGAAAGATATTTGCGTTTTTCGCGGATCTGAAAGCAGCGTTCGACAAAGTAGACAGGAGGAAATTAGGAGAAATACtgaaaaggataaaaatagGAGAAAGACTAAGGAAAAGGATCATGGAAACTTACAAAGAGACGAAGAACATGGTAAAAgcaggaaaaagaaaatcggAGGAGTTTTGGACAAGTACAGGAGTAAGGCAGGGATGTCCTATGAGCCCTAcgctatttaatatatacatcatgGACCTGGAGGCAGAAATGAGGAAAGAACAGACGTGAGGGATTGTAGTAGGCAAGGAAAAGTTCTGGACGATCACGTACGCTGACAATATTGTTCTGGTGGCACAAAGTGAGCAGGACCTGAAAGGAATGATAAAAAggtttaaaaaatacttgGAAAAGAAGGACCTAATATTGAGCCCAAAAAAATCGAAGGTGATGGTgtttgagagagaaagaggacgagtaaagaaaaaagactGGAGATGGGGAAAAGAATCCATAGAAGAAGTAAAGGAAATGAGGTATTTAGGATACATTATGCAAAAGAATGGAGGAGCAGAGAAACATATAATGGAAAGAATAAGAAGAGCAACGATAGCGATGAAAATGACATGGAGCATCGGAGAAAGAGTATTCAGGGATGATTATATAAGAAGAATAAAGATGTTTAACGCATTGGTAGGAAGCATAGCATTATATGGAGCAGAAATATGGGGCTGGAACAAGGAAGAAAGACTAGAtaggataaaaagaaaatatgtaaagtgGATTCTTGGATTGGATAGAAAGACACCGAATTATATTCTGAAGGAAGAAACGAAAATGAGGGAATTAAGGATGGAAGCGATGATGAGAGCCATTAAGTATGAGGAAACGGCGAGGAAGACAGAAAAAAAGCTAGTAGTAGAATGTATAAAGGAactagaaagagaaagaagaagcaGAGAGGAAAGCAAAtaagaaagaaggagaaaggAAGTGTTAGAGGAAGCGGGAATAAGTAACGAGAAATGgaacaaaaagagagaaaaggaagagACGAAAAAGATAGCGTGAGAAATAACGGAAAAAATAGCAAAGAAAGAAGAACAGgtgagaagaaagaaaatagagGATTCAAAGTACAAtgagatatataaaaacataatgaCAGAGGGAACACCATTATAtttgaaaggaaaaagaaacaagaaagaaaggaatatGATAGCGAGATACAGATGCGGGAGCGAAACGAGAGGGAGTCAACACTGGTTGGAGGAGGCAGAAAAGAAATGTAGAATATGCGGAGAAGGAACAGAAAATATAGTACATATCTTGAAGGAATGCGAAGAGACAAAAGATGAAATGACAGTAGAAGAGTTTTTGAAAGAAGACGGAAGAGGAAGGGAAATAATGAAACGGATAGATAGAAtaagagaagaaaagagacgGGAGGAGAAAGGAAAGGAATCAGaagggaaagaaaaaaaggaaggaagtcacaaagacaaagaaaaaaaaagaaaagacagGGCAAtcagttaaaataaataaatatataaagtaaaagcTAAAGCCAAAGAATTGAATGTTCAAAGTTTAAAGTTCAAAGTTTATTTCAGAGTTTATTAAAGAGTATATTTAAGAGTTTATTTCAGAATTGATTAAGAGTTGATTAAAAGTTGATTAAAAGTTGAGTTGATCTGCGAGAGATTAGATTATAGATCCTTAGAATGGAGGATAGAATTCAACAGCAAAATTAGATTTAGATTTAGTTTAGATGTAGATTTAGGATTTTAAgatttaagtttaaatataagtttgtaAGTAGAAAGCTGGTAGAAAGTTTGTAAGAGAGGAGCCAAGATGTTTTGTTtggtattatattgtattatattttatatttttgtactaaAGAAAGAATGTGTGATGTACCGGAAACCATCCTAAGCCGCAAGGCaaggattaaataaaataaataaaataaataaaataatagatgtgATAAATGGATTTGACATTTAATGATCTAAATTAAAAGCATTATGTTCAAAAGCAGAATTTCATGTACAggttataatttgattaaaaatgttgtattagcatatatattttattaaagtttattaaacaaCTAATGtagagattaaaaataattattttaggttataaatacatatttcttacAGTACTGCTATTACGTTGACACAgtgatatataatttgtagcaGTAATATGGTAATCAGTTGTACTACTGAAAGTAAAAGAGAGTAATTAACAATTGGAACACAAAATATCGCTAATTTGTAATCttggattattatttaattttagtaaataacaCTTATAAATAACAGTGATATAccttatgtgtaaaaaaaaaaaaaaattattttaaattactcaaATAAGCAACTTATCACAGTTAAAAGTATACTTATGCAAAATGACCCATAAAGAtcaatgtatgtaaaaaattttagtcgtAGTCATTAGGACGTTAAGGCCTGTTTTACAATGCATCGTATATCACAGTCGGATATCCCATGCAAACGAAAtcgattattatcaaatattcttATGAAAATGTtgtgaaaatgtttaattttgattagtTAATTTGCCTACAGACTTACGAATACaactaaaacttttttatgtataatggTCCTTAGCATTAGCCATAAGCAATCGTACGGTGTCCAATCGTGCAGTGTGCGTTTCCAATCGTGCGGTGTCCAATCATGCGGTGTCCAATCGTGCAGTGTGCGTTTCTAATCGTGCGGTGTCCAATCGTGCAGTGTCCAATCGTGCAGTGTCCAATCATGCAGTGTGCGGTGTCCAATCGTGCGGTGTCCAATCGTTATGTGTCCAATCGTTACGTGTCCAAACGGGTGTCACCCCAATCCAGCTCCGCGCCTTTAAGGGTCGCGGACAGAAAAGTTACAAGGGCTACATCTGCCTCTTCGTCTGCATGTCCACAAAGGCTGTTCATCTGGAAGCCGCGTTGAACCTCTCTGCCGGTTCTTTCCTGGCCGCATTGCGGCGCTTTGTCGCGCGCCGTGGTCATTGTGCGCGTCTCACCAGCGACAACGAAACCAACTTCCAAGGGGCAGACTGAGAGCTGCGAAAGATGTTTAATGCCGTTTTAGAGTTCTACAAGGACTGTAAGGTCCAGCTGGCCCAAGACAGTACCGTTTGGAGTTTTATTCCCCCCTCAACCCCACATTTTAGCGGGTTATAGGAGGCAGGAGTTAAAGCCACAAAATTTCATTTCCGACGCGTACTGGACGACCAACTTCTAACTTTTGAAGAGTTGACAACTTTTCTCTGTCAAATCGAGGCGTGTCTCAATTCCAGGCCACTCTACCCTTTGACTAACGATCCATCAGATCACACGGCAATAACGCCaggacattttttaattgggGAAAGCCCGATCAACCCACCAGAGCTACCCTGTTATCAGGGTCCTCACAATTTGGCCACTCCTCGGCATCGACTAATTTCTAACATGCATGATTATTTTTGGCACAGATGGTCACGGGAATACCTCCAGCACCTTCCCAATAAACATTAGGACATTCTATGTactgtgacgtgacgcttttcgagcgccgtcacaagggcgatagcTTGGCCGAGGGAGCAAAGGGTCCTGGAGTTGCTCCTCGCGTTGAGAGAGCAGCCCGCAAGACCACCATTTTCGCGCGTTATTTTGTTCCCGTTTTGTATGTCTATTATCGTTTAagttgtaaggcgagaccTCGTGCGGGCGGCATTGCGTattttgtgcctcagggcAAAGATTCAGATCGCCATAGAGACCGGACGCCGGGGGGATCATCAACGGGTGTCACGTGTTAGTGACCCAGCAGCAGAAAAAGTCAGGTACCGCGATcccgtcgcctccgccatccgAGTCCTATCGACtaactccgctttggtttTAGCCACAAACCCGCAAAGAAACGCAAcagcggacctcgcccggctgcagacggcaCCGAGGACTCCGAGgatgctgcacccggaaggaccggagtatggcccggccaACCTAACCAGTCTCTTCTGGGAACATTGAATTATCAATGCGATCCGAACCGGATGATTTGGGGAAGCCACAGCaagcgggggggggggggcgccctggatgaactgtgggcggttctcaAGGGTCCTTcttttcggaaaatcggcaggatgcgcgAGAAGTCGACGCGGGATTAGAAGGACCAACTTGCAGAGCCGAGAAGAATCATTGTTCGGTGTGCCGTGCAAAAGTGAGGACGAGCTCCAGGACGCTTCCGACGATGCCGAAGACGCCGACTTgatgtaagccgcctctcggatagccgtagagttccgtccggttatggctggtagcgtgagtcTAAAACTCTGTATTCTGTGTCTCTCACACAACTAACCGCGATTTTGTTACCGTGAGCGCGTTTTTGGCGTGCTCAGTTACCGCATATCCAGCCGGCTTTGGATATCGCGTCAAAGTCTCTAACTTGCACGAATCAAGCACCGACAGTCTCTCTCTCGCTACCGTTTTCGTTACCGTTCCGTTTCGTTATCGGGTTACCGTACCGTCTTTCCGTTACCGtctctttttttctgataCCGTTCTTGTTACCGTTTTTCGCGTATTATAGTACTGGAAGTACCGTGGTTGAATGTCTGCGGACGGATTTTGCTCgggaacgttctccgcgagactGCTGTTACTGCTACTTTAGCGTCTCTGCGAGAAGCGAGAAAAACCCGCGAAAATAGCCGCTCCACGACATATCATTTCTGACTGTTAGGCTACCGTCGTTCGAACTTTATTGATTCGGCCTTTACCGGTCGCGTCATGTTATCGGAATACGAGTCATTTGTTTTGCTGAATATAGTTGGATCTATCGCTAATTTCCGTGATTGCGTTTCGAAATATCATATCGTGACCAAAATTCATTCTTGTTACCGATTTATTGGGCGAAGTGCCTTACTGCCGCCGTATTAAACTATttccgccgtatcggctcAGGCCGAACCATCTACTCATCTTTAACCCTTGTAACCAATCgttgaaatacattattgttaaatcttaattattgaattgtcCTTGTGTTTGCCTCTTACTCCAGATTTCTAACGTCGaataaaagaactgcgcccctctgccatatactgagcggggagcggccaGACGCATATTAAAGAACTTTTgaagttaccgataccgcggtgcgattactcgcacctggcgcccatttccggttacTGATATCGCGtaagttaccttgctcccgaatttcGCGGAgcaccgcgagttaccgaatcatGCAGTTATTGCcaatttcgcgagttaccttaCTCCCGACgtgcgtggagtaccgcgagttaccgaatcgagcatctattgccgataccgcgagttaccgaatcgagcatttatCGCCGATACCGCGAGGTACCGAGTCGTGCATTTACTGCCGACGCCGCGTAAGCTACCTAACTCCCGAAGATCGTGGGGTACCACGAgttaccgatttccattgggcgtgctccctcggatctggcatgattccgaggctagttcacgtcgcagTACGTCCtatgtatacagggtgtcccgtaaTGATTACGGTCCCCAACAAATGGTTATGGGCCCAGGTTGCCCATCAACTGCGcaaagaggaaaagaaaaagttctTTAAGCTGATATCGGAAAACGAATTACGACATAacctaaaaaaaaacgcatgtGATCGCAGTCAATATTCGTAAGCCACAAGCTGAATGAGAAGCAAATATCGTTAAAATGACATCAAATCTAAACGTGCACGTCGAAAAACTTTCGAAAAACAACTACAACACGTGGAAACTTCAAATGGAggcaattttaatcaaaaacgACCACTGGGGATACGTAGACGGATCAAAGGTAATTCCCACTCATGGAGAAGCTGATATTGCTGCGTGGAATAGAACCGATGGAAAAGTCAGGGCTGACATTATCCTCACAATGAACCCAACGGAACTGTGTCATATCAAACATTGCAAAACTGCAAGACAGGTATGGTTAAAATTAGTTGAAGTATATCAATCAAAAGGTCCTGCAAGAAAGGCCACACTTTTGAAGAATCTTCTATTTGCTAAGATAAATGAAGGTGAAAGTATGCCTGAAcactaaataatttctttaatacagTAGATAAGCTACACGAAATGGAACTTAAAGTAGCTGATGATctgttatctattttattgttatatagcATCCCTAGCACTTACGAAAACTTTAGATATGCAATAGAAGCTCGAGGTAAGTTACCGCAGCCTGAAgctttgaaaataaagttattaaaaaaagccAACGCACGAAAAGGGATGGATGCGAATCAAAACACGTCTGGAGCGCTTTACGCAAAATTCCCTGGAAACAAGAAGCAAGGCAAACCTTCGTATAAGGCAGGATCTCGTAAAGGCCAAACAACCAAAAACACCGAAGGCGA
This genomic window from Linepithema humile isolate Giens D197 chromosome 5, Lhum_UNIL_v1.0, whole genome shotgun sequence contains:
- the LOC137000054 gene encoding uncharacterized protein yields the protein MIKRFKKYLEKKDLILSPKKSKVMVFERERGRVKKKDWRWGKESIEEVKEMRYLGYIMQKNGGAEKHIMERIRRATIAMKMTWSIGERVFRDDYIRRIKMFNALVGSIALYGAEIWGWNKEERLDRIKRKYVKWILGLDRKTPNYILKEETKMRELRMEAMMRAIKYEETARKTEKKLVVECIKELERERRSREESK